From one Deinococcus sp. NW-56 genomic stretch:
- the hutH gene encoding histidine ammonia-lyase codes for MILDRHLDLDAFLAVVRGGEPVQLADAARERILRARAVVERIVDGDEAVYGVNTGFGKFASVRVGRDQLAQLQHNLIVSHAIGVGEALPAEVVRGMLLLRAQSLALGHSGVRPEVVELLLALLNARAHPVIPAQGSVGASGDLAPLAHLALALIGLGEVEYGGAVRPAADVLADLGLSPLVLEAKEGLALINGTQMMGSLLALALADARTLLGTANLAAAMTVEALSGSHRPFSAGVVALRPHPGAVTVAEEVRAFLHGSEIAPAHANCGKVQDAYSLRAVPQVHGATWDALAQAGRVLAVEFASVTDNPLIFPDTGEVISGGNFHGQPLALTADALKVAVAELGSISERRTEQLLNPALSGLPAFLAPEGGLNSGLMIAQYTAAALVSENKVLAHPASVDSIPTSANQEDHVSMGAHGARHLRQIVENVASVLSVELLAGAQALDFGGLRAGAGVQAAWERLREEVAPMERDRYYRPDLLRVRELIVSGELLRAARKA; via the coding sequence GTGATTCTGGACCGACATCTTGATCTGGACGCTTTTCTCGCCGTGGTGCGCGGTGGCGAACCTGTGCAGCTCGCGGACGCGGCCCGCGAACGCATCCTCCGGGCGCGGGCGGTCGTGGAACGCATCGTGGATGGCGACGAGGCCGTCTATGGCGTGAATACGGGCTTCGGCAAGTTCGCCTCGGTGCGGGTGGGCCGGGATCAACTCGCGCAGCTTCAGCACAACCTGATCGTGTCGCACGCCATCGGGGTGGGGGAGGCCCTGCCCGCCGAGGTCGTGCGCGGCATGCTGCTGCTGCGGGCACAGTCGCTCGCGCTGGGGCACTCGGGGGTGCGGCCGGAGGTCGTGGAGCTGCTGCTCGCGCTGCTGAACGCCCGCGCCCACCCGGTCATCCCCGCGCAGGGCAGCGTGGGGGCATCGGGGGACCTCGCGCCGCTCGCGCACCTCGCGCTGGCGCTGATCGGGCTGGGGGAGGTGGAATACGGGGGAGCAGTGCGCCCCGCCGCCGACGTGCTGGCCGACCTCGGCCTCTCGCCGCTGGTGCTGGAGGCCAAAGAAGGTCTCGCCCTGATCAACGGCACCCAGATGATGGGCAGCCTGCTGGCCCTCGCTCTGGCCGACGCCCGCACCCTGCTGGGCACCGCGAATCTGGCCGCCGCGATGACGGTGGAGGCGCTGTCGGGCTCGCACCGCCCCTTCTCGGCGGGCGTGGTGGCCCTGCGGCCCCACCCCGGCGCGGTGACCGTAGCCGAGGAAGTCCGCGCCTTCTTGCACGGCTCGGAAATCGCCCCCGCCCACGCGAACTGCGGCAAGGTGCAGGACGCCTACAGCCTGCGGGCGGTGCCCCAGGTGCATGGGGCGACGTGGGACGCCTTGGCGCAGGCGGGGCGCGTCCTGGCCGTCGAGTTCGCGTCCGTCACCGACAATCCCCTGATCTTCCCCGACACCGGGGAGGTTATTTCGGGCGGCAATTTCCACGGCCAGCCTCTCGCCCTGACCGCCGATGCGCTCAAGGTGGCGGTGGCCGAACTCGGCAGCATCTCCGAGCGGCGCACCGAGCAACTGCTCAACCCGGCCCTCTCCGGCCTGCCCGCCTTCCTCGCGCCGGAGGGCGGCCTGAACTCCGGCCTGATGATCGCGCAGTACACGGCGGCGGCCCTCGTCAGCGAGAACAAGGTGCTCGCGCATCCCGCCAGCGTGGACTCCATCCCCACCTCGGCCAATCAGGAGGACCACGTCAGCATGGGAGCGCACGGAGCGCGGCACCTGCGGCAGATCGTGGAGAACGTGGCCTCCGTGCTGTCGGTCGAGCTGCTGGCAGGAGCGCAGGCCCTCGACTTCGGCGGCCTGCGGGCGGGCGCGGGCGTGCAGGCGGCGTGGGAGCGACTGCGGGAGGAGGTCGCCCCGATGGAACGTGACCGCTACTACCGCCCCGACCTCCTGCGGGTGCGCGAGCTGATCGTCAGCGGGGAACTGCTGCGGGCAGCGCGGAAGGCCTGA
- the hutI gene encoding imidazolonepropionase → MTDTLYTGISLLVTPHPGPQRGRAMRELTVLEDAALLVSGERIRWVGHRADAPGAANERDLGGVAVVPGLVDPHTHAVWAGDRLADFEARVEGVPYETLLARGGGIRSTMRATAAASEEELARLALPRLEALQHSGATTIEVKSGYGLDFDAELRMLQAAYFAETEFVGDVVRTLLVHVPPTEGRAEYVRAVCEELIPEVAEDNLAQAVDVFCEKEAFSVAETRAILEAARVYGLATKLHADQFHAIGGTELACEVGALSVDHLEASGPAQIAALAASSTVATVLPGVTLHLGLPTAPARALVDAGACVAVGTDLNPGSSPVFSSQLALALAVRLCGLTPAEALTACTVNAAAALGLSDRGALVPGARADFLALHSADWRDLAYTLGVSPVRGVYVGGQPVKETPL, encoded by the coding sequence GTGACTGACACGCTTTACACGGGCATTTCCCTGCTCGTCACCCCCCACCCCGGCCCTCAGCGGGGGCGGGCGATGCGCGAGCTGACCGTGCTGGAGGACGCCGCCCTCCTTGTCTCCGGCGAGCGGATTCGCTGGGTGGGCCACCGCGCCGACGCTCCTGGGGCCGCCAATGAGCGCGACCTCGGCGGGGTGGCAGTCGTTCCCGGCCTGGTGGACCCCCATACCCACGCGGTCTGGGCCGGGGACCGCCTCGCGGATTTCGAGGCGCGGGTGGAGGGGGTCCCCTACGAAACCCTCCTCGCGCGGGGCGGCGGTATCCGCTCGACCATGCGGGCGACGGCGGCAGCGAGTGAAGAGGAGCTGGCAAGGCTGGCCCTTCCACGCCTTGAAGCGCTGCAACATTCAGGCGCGACGACAATAGAGGTCAAGAGCGGTTACGGGCTGGATTTTGATGCTGAGCTTCGGATGCTTCAAGCGGCTTACTTTGCCGAGACGGAATTTGTCGGCGATGTGGTCCGCACCCTCTTGGTCCATGTTCCCCCAACCGAGGGCCGCGCCGAGTACGTCCGCGCGGTTTGCGAGGAACTGATTCCGGAAGTGGCAGAGGACAATCTGGCTCAGGCTGTAGACGTGTTCTGCGAGAAGGAAGCCTTCAGCGTCGCAGAGACGCGGGCCATCCTCGAAGCTGCCAGAGTCTACGGCCTCGCCACCAAGCTCCACGCCGACCAGTTCCACGCCATCGGGGGCACCGAACTCGCCTGTGAGGTGGGGGCGCTCAGTGTGGACCATCTGGAGGCGAGCGGTCCGGCGCAGATCGCGGCGCTGGCCGCCTCATCCACGGTGGCGACCGTCCTCCCCGGCGTCACCCTTCACCTCGGCCTGCCCACCGCCCCCGCCCGTGCGCTGGTGGACGCGGGGGCGTGCGTGGCGGTGGGAACGGACCTCAACCCCGGTTCCTCGCCCGTGTTCAGCTCGCAACTGGCCCTCGCGCTCGCCGTGCGGCTGTGTGGGCTAACCCCCGCTGAGGCACTGACGGCCTGCACCGTCAACGCGGCTGCCGCACTGGGCCTGAGTGACCGGGGTGCCCTCGTGCCCGGGGCGCGGGCTGATTTTCTCGCCCTGCATTCGGCGGACTGGCGCGACCTCGCCTACACGTTGGGGGTCAGTCCGGTGCGCGGCGTGTATGTGGGCGGCCAGCCCGTGAAGGAGACCCCGCTGTGA
- a CDS encoding arginase family protein, which produces MSQPAHLPYGGIPTFARAPHAPPDGDWRSDVAVLGIPFDIALGFRPGARFAPRALREASLRYVPPFTGLDGTSRLGGVTFTDAGDVVLPSLEPELARDRTTEAARQVRGRCRVPVFLGGDHSVTFPLLRAYDDVPDLHVVQLDAHLDFTDTRNDTRYSNSSPFRRAAEALPNLVHITTVGLRGLRFDPEAVAAARARGHTLIPMEDVSADLAGVLTRLLTGKNVYLSVDADALDPAVLPGTSSPEPDGLSYGQAMRVLAETARRNTVVGLDLVELAPNLDPTGRSELIGARLIMETLAEVFRD; this is translated from the coding sequence GTGAGCCAGCCCGCCCACCTCCCCTACGGGGGCATTCCCACCTTCGCCCGTGCTCCCCACGCGCCCCCGGACGGCGACTGGCGCTCGGACGTGGCCGTCTTGGGCATCCCCTTCGACATCGCGCTGGGTTTCCGTCCCGGCGCCCGCTTCGCGCCGCGTGCGCTGCGGGAGGCCAGCCTGCGCTACGTGCCGCCCTTCACCGGGCTGGACGGGACCTCCCGCTTGGGGGGCGTGACCTTCACCGACGCGGGCGACGTGGTGCTGCCTTCCCTCGAACCCGAACTCGCCCGCGACCGTACCACCGAGGCCGCGCGGCAGGTGCGGGGGCGCTGCCGCGTGCCGGTGTTCCTGGGGGGGGACCACTCCGTCACCTTCCCGCTGCTGCGGGCTTACGACGACGTGCCCGATCTCCACGTCGTGCAACTCGACGCGCACCTCGACTTCACCGACACTCGCAACGACACGCGCTATTCCAACTCCAGCCCCTTTCGCCGGGCGGCGGAGGCCCTGCCGAACCTCGTTCACATCACGACCGTGGGCCTGCGTGGGCTGCGCTTCGACCCCGAGGCGGTGGCGGCGGCGCGGGCACGGGGCCATACCCTGATCCCGATGGAGGACGTATCTGCCGACCTCGCCGGGGTGTTGACACGGTTGCTGACTGGGAAAAACGTCTATCTCAGCGTGGACGCCGATGCCCTTGACCCCGCCGTGCTGCCGGGGACGAGCAGCCCGGAGCCGGATGGACTGAGTTACGGTCAGGCGATGCGCGTGCTGGCGGAAACGGCCCGCCGGAACACGGTCGTGGGCCTCGACCTCGTGGAACTCGCGCCCAACCTCGACCCAACCGGGCGCAGCGAGCTGATCGGGGCGCGGCTGATCATGGAGACGCTGGCGGAGGTCTTCCGTGACTGA
- the hutU gene encoding urocanate hydratase: MTQTVDPSAPVIRAPRGPHRTAKGWIQEAAKRMLMNNLDPEVAEHPAELIVYGGRGKAARNWPAFHKIVETLDRLENDETLLIQSGKPVAVLKTHEWAPRVLLANSNLVPHWATWEEFDRLDRAGLAMYGQMTAGSWIYIGTQGILQGTYETFAAAGRKHFGGSLKGTVTVTAGLGGMGGAQPLAVKLAGGVSITVEIDPTRVQKRLDTRYLDEVADSLEDAIARAERYKAAGEARSIGLLGNAADLIPRLVEIGYIPDLVTDQTSAHDPMWGYIPPVAADEDASRLRQDEPEEYRRRAYEAMAAHVRAILELQRRGAVAFDYGNNLRHRAREAGVENAFDYPGFVPAFIRDSFCEGRGPFRWVALSGDPEDIRATDRALLDLFPEDERLQSWLTYAAGEIAFQGLPARICWLGYRERDRAALLFNEMVADGRLKAPIVIGRDHLDAGSVASPYRETEAMKDGSDAVSDWPLLNFGVGIASGAAWMSFHHGGGVGLGFSQHSGLVAVADGTPEAARRLSRCLTNDPGMGVIRHADAGYDLALDVARERGLDLPSLGVEDHTKEQG; this comes from the coding sequence ATGACCCAGACCGTCGATCCGTCCGCCCCCGTCATCCGCGCTCCGCGTGGCCCGCACCGCACCGCCAAGGGCTGGATTCAGGAAGCCGCCAAGCGAATGCTGATGAACAACCTCGACCCGGAGGTGGCCGAGCACCCGGCCGAGCTGATCGTGTACGGCGGGCGCGGCAAGGCGGCGCGGAACTGGCCCGCCTTCCACAAGATCGTGGAGACGCTCGACCGCCTGGAAAACGACGAGACGCTGCTGATCCAGTCGGGCAAGCCGGTCGCCGTCCTGAAAACGCACGAGTGGGCGCCGCGCGTGCTGCTCGCCAACTCCAACCTCGTGCCGCACTGGGCGACCTGGGAGGAGTTCGACCGCCTCGACCGCGCGGGCCTCGCCATGTACGGGCAGATGACCGCCGGAAGCTGGATTTACATCGGCACCCAGGGCATTCTCCAGGGCACCTACGAGACGTTCGCGGCGGCGGGCCGCAAGCACTTCGGCGGCTCGCTGAAGGGCACCGTCACCGTGACGGCGGGGCTGGGCGGAATGGGCGGCGCCCAGCCCCTGGCGGTGAAGCTCGCAGGCGGGGTGAGCATCACGGTCGAGATCGACCCCACCCGCGTGCAGAAACGGCTGGACACCCGCTATCTGGACGAGGTGGCCGACTCGCTCGAAGACGCCATCGCACGGGCCGAGCGGTACAAGGCGGCGGGGGAGGCCCGTTCCATCGGCCTCCTCGGCAACGCTGCCGACCTGATTCCCCGACTGGTGGAGATCGGCTATATCCCCGACCTCGTCACCGACCAGACGAGCGCCCACGACCCCATGTGGGGCTATATCCCGCCTGTCGCCGCCGACGAGGACGCCTCCCGCCTGCGGCAGGACGAGCCGGAAGAGTACCGTCGCCGCGCCTACGAGGCGATGGCCGCACATGTCCGGGCGATCCTCGAACTCCAGCGGCGGGGAGCCGTCGCCTTCGACTACGGCAACAACCTGCGGCACCGGGCACGGGAGGCGGGCGTGGAAAACGCCTTCGACTACCCCGGCTTCGTGCCCGCCTTTATCCGCGATTCGTTCTGCGAGGGACGCGGCCCCTTCCGCTGGGTGGCCCTCTCCGGCGACCCCGAGGACATCCGGGCGACCGACCGGGCGCTGCTGGACCTCTTCCCCGAAGATGAACGCCTGCAATCCTGGCTGACCTACGCGGCGGGCGAGATCGCCTTTCAGGGCCTGCCCGCCCGCATCTGCTGGTTAGGCTACCGGGAACGCGACCGCGCCGCGCTGCTGTTCAACGAGATGGTGGCCGACGGGCGGCTGAAGGCGCCTATCGTGATCGGCCGCGACCACCTCGATGCGGGGTCGGTCGCCAGCCCCTACCGGGAGACGGAGGCGATGAAGGACGGCTCGGACGCCGTGTCCGACTGGCCGCTGCTGAACTTCGGGGTGGGCATCGCGTCGGGTGCGGCGTGGATGAGCTTTCACCACGGCGGGGGCGTAGGCCTGGGCTTCTCGCAGCACTCTGGGCTGGTCGCGGTGGCGGACGGAACGCCGGAGGCCGCGAGGCGTCTCAGCCGTTGCCTGACGAACGACCCTGGCATGGGCGTCATCCGCCACGCGGACGCGGGCTACGACCTCGCGCTGGACGTGGCGCGGGAGCGGGGGCTGGACCTGCCGAGCCTGGGCGTTGAGGACCACACGAAGGAGCAGGGGTGA
- a CDS encoding IclR family transcriptional regulator — protein MSRTQSTVVHAVRLLELFDADHTEWTLGELARHLGQPTSTVHEGLSTLTATGLLTRVGRGRYRLGWRRLKLSSALYGSLPWYAPAHAAMERVARGTHLLAFLCVLDGQDAGSGRLLCVARSVQGRDGPPVAGELDFELPAHATASGKLLLALAERPLPSPAPAYTAATLTDPAAWEAEAAAIRGAGHAATADEWAVGTGGLAVPLHGAGGEVLAALGVSLPTSRLRERETLLRTLHAAAAEVEWALGYRPPPASR, from the coding sequence ATGTCCCGCACCCAGAGCACCGTCGTTCATGCCGTGCGGCTGCTGGAGCTGTTCGACGCGGACCATACGGAATGGACGCTGGGGGAGCTGGCGCGGCATCTGGGGCAGCCCACCTCGACCGTTCACGAGGGGCTGAGTACGCTGACGGCGACCGGCCTGCTGACGCGGGTGGGCCGGGGCCGTTACCGGCTGGGCTGGCGGCGGCTGAAGCTGAGTTCGGCGCTGTACGGGAGCCTGCCGTGGTATGCCCCCGCCCACGCGGCGATGGAGCGGGTGGCGCGGGGAACGCACCTGCTGGCCTTTCTGTGCGTGCTGGACGGCCAGGACGCGGGAAGCGGGCGGCTGCTGTGCGTCGCCCGCAGCGTGCAGGGCCGGGACGGGCCGCCGGTGGCGGGGGAACTGGACTTCGAGCTGCCTGCCCACGCCACCGCGAGCGGCAAACTGCTGCTGGCGTTGGCAGAGCGTCCCCTGCCCTCCCCCGCCCCGGCCTACACGGCCGCCACCCTGACCGACCCCGCCGCGTGGGAGGCCGAGGCTGCCGCCATCCGGGGCGCCGGGCACGCGGCCACTGCCGACGAATGGGCCGTGGGCACCGGGGGCTTGGCCGTACCCCTGCATGGCGCGGGCGGAGAGGTGCTCGCCGCGCTCGGCGTCAGCCTGCCGACCTCCCGGCTGCGGGAACGCGAGACGCTGCTGCGCACCCTGCACGCGGCGGCGGCGGAGGTGGAGTGGGCATTGGGGTACCGCCCCCCGCCCGCTTCGCGCTAG
- a CDS encoding DUF6766 family protein produces MKTFFRDNGLSVVTLGLFLVFWAAQALTGFQVHNSDLEEHGRAALSFGQYLGTGHFWEATGENWESEFLQMAAFVLLTARLYQRGSAESNPLPDEELPPQPKPDGPVPGPVRRGGWAAQLYGHSLSLTLLTLFAVSFVMHLLGGTAEHNLEEALHGAPPISVLEFLGSADFWQQSFQNWQSEFLSVGAMVVLTIFLRERGSAESKEVEVPHRHTGK; encoded by the coding sequence GTGAAGACGTTTTTTCGGGACAACGGGCTGTCGGTGGTGACCCTGGGGCTGTTCCTGGTGTTCTGGGCGGCGCAGGCCCTGACGGGCTTTCAGGTCCACAACAGCGACCTGGAGGAACACGGCCGCGCGGCGCTTTCGTTCGGGCAGTACCTCGGCACCGGGCACTTCTGGGAAGCGACGGGCGAGAACTGGGAGAGCGAATTTCTCCAGATGGCCGCCTTCGTGCTGCTGACCGCGCGGCTCTACCAGCGCGGCTCGGCCGAATCGAACCCATTGCCCGACGAGGAGCTACCCCCCCAGCCCAAGCCGGACGGCCCGGTCCCCGGCCCGGTGCGGCGCGGCGGCTGGGCAGCGCAACTCTACGGCCACTCGCTGTCGCTGACGCTGCTGACCCTCTTCGCCGTGTCCTTCGTGATGCACCTGCTGGGCGGCACCGCCGAGCACAATCTGGAAGAGGCCCTGCACGGCGCTCCCCCCATCTCGGTCCTGGAGTTCCTGGGCAGCGCGGACTTCTGGCAGCAGTCCTTTCAGAACTGGCAGAGCGAGTTCCTGTCGGTCGGGGCGATGGTGGTGCTGACCATTTTCCTGCGCGAGCGCGGCTCGGCCGAGTCCAAGGAGGTGGAGGTGCCCCACCGCCACACCGGGAAGTGA
- a CDS encoding S8 family serine peptidase, giving the protein MQKLIGSALLGALLVGCGGPAPSPAPSPGTPTYSVSGQVLLPGAGAASLTQGELEALWALPHVPGEVLVRDAGEGGLGAQALSVLSGVTLQAVPGTDLSRATTPAGERDEAFAQRLAAAGLEVQPNLIYRPLAVPNDPGFPLPDRRGVQVGTNFYDQDYLTRIRALEGWNRLEALGRPKSGVLTAVLDTGVDRTHPELRDRLRPGRDFCSQLVLVSGGNYACQGQDDDPAEATAGDVGHGTGVAGIIAANTNNGDGIAALTWGGTVLPVKVFGAGAGTVGATSASLAAGLNYAVAQGARVINLSLGFGGENGQLAPADPEIARALAAAAQADAVVVAAAGNTPNDGLYYPASDPNVLAVGAIGRGDTLACYSARPRGNQRPLDIVAPGGDSPCTGTTDFNILTLTASSLGGYALRVGTSEAAPQVSGTASLLRGAFPSLTAAQVRQALTAGARQANGQRILDVAGAVAQAERLTTAPTNRAYTLVVEARRGGSAVTTKTFTGTLSQGQRAINYSLNGLAAGSYTLTARVTLNNPNETAAGTRSVQVSGNLSGVDIQTQR; this is encoded by the coding sequence ATGCAAAAGCTGATCGGTTCCGCGTTGCTGGGTGCCCTGCTCGTCGGCTGCGGGGGACCCGCTCCGTCACCTGCTCCCTCGCCGGGAACGCCGACCTACTCGGTCAGTGGGCAGGTGCTGCTGCCGGGAGCGGGCGCGGCGTCGCTGACGCAGGGTGAGTTGGAGGCCCTCTGGGCGCTGCCGCACGTCCCCGGCGAGGTGCTGGTCCGGGACGCGGGGGAAGGGGGGCTGGGGGCACAGGCCCTTTCCGTGCTGTCGGGGGTCACCCTTCAAGCGGTGCCGGGCACTGACCTCAGCCGGGCGACGACCCCGGCAGGTGAGCGAGACGAGGCGTTCGCGCAGAGGCTCGCGGCGGCGGGGCTGGAGGTGCAGCCCAACCTGATCTACCGCCCGCTGGCGGTGCCCAACGACCCCGGATTCCCGCTGCCAGATCGTCGGGGTGTTCAGGTTGGGACCAATTTCTACGATCAGGACTACCTCACGCGCATCCGGGCGCTGGAGGGCTGGAACCGGCTGGAAGCGCTGGGCAGGCCCAAGTCAGGCGTGCTAACGGCGGTTCTGGACACCGGGGTGGACCGCACGCATCCCGAACTCAGAGATCGGCTGCGGCCGGGCCGCGACTTCTGCTCGCAGTTAGTGCTTGTGAGTGGTGGAAATTACGCCTGTCAGGGTCAGGACGACGACCCTGCTGAGGCCACGGCTGGAGATGTGGGACACGGGACCGGGGTGGCGGGCATTATCGCCGCGAACACCAACAACGGCGACGGCATCGCCGCGCTGACCTGGGGTGGCACGGTGTTGCCTGTCAAAGTCTTCGGTGCGGGCGCGGGGACCGTCGGGGCCACCAGCGCCAGCTTGGCAGCGGGGCTAAACTACGCGGTGGCGCAGGGGGCTAGGGTTATCAACCTCAGCCTGGGGTTTGGTGGGGAGAACGGTCAGCTTGCCCCCGCCGACCCAGAGATCGCCCGAGCCCTGGCCGCCGCCGCGCAGGCCGACGCGGTGGTTGTCGCGGCGGCGGGCAACACGCCGAATGACGGCCTGTACTACCCCGCCAGCGATCCTAACGTCTTGGCTGTGGGGGCTATCGGGCGGGGCGACACCCTGGCCTGCTACAGCGCCCGCCCGAGAGGCAACCAGAGGCCGTTGGACATCGTGGCGCCGGGCGGAGACTCTCCCTGCACCGGGACCACTGATTTCAACATCCTGACCCTCACGGCTTCCTCGCTGGGCGGGTACGCATTACGCGTCGGCACTAGCGAGGCGGCGCCGCAGGTCAGCGGGACGGCCTCACTGCTGCGCGGCGCCTTTCCCAGCCTGACGGCGGCGCAGGTGCGGCAGGCCCTCACGGCGGGCGCCCGGCAGGCGAATGGGCAGCGGATTCTGGACGTAGCGGGCGCCGTCGCCCAGGCCGAGCGGCTCACGACTGCCCCCACCAACCGGGCGTACACCCTCGTCGTGGAGGCGCGGCGCGGCGGCAGCGCCGTGACGACCAAGACCTTCACGGGCACGCTGTCGCAGGGGCAGCGGGCGATCAACTACAGCCTGAACGGCCTCGCGGCGGGAAGCTACACCCTGACCGCCCGCGTCACGCTGAATAACCCGAATGAGACGGCCGCGGGAACGCGCAGCGTGCAGGTCAGCGGCAACCTCAGCGGCGTCGACATCCAGACCCAGCGCTGA